Proteins from one Streptomyces genisteinicus genomic window:
- a CDS encoding BlaI/MecI/CopY family transcriptional regulator, with product MADRDEDGTAAGPRRRRQGELEGQVLAALRQAPGPVNTAWVQDRLGGTLAYTTVITILTRLQAKGAVTREREGRSFAWTATADEAGLAALRMRKVLDAEADREAVLASFVTGLAPGDEELLRGLLTRTGDEDEEER from the coding sequence ATGGCGGACCGCGACGAGGACGGTACGGCCGCGGGCCCCCGGCGCCGCCGGCAGGGCGAGCTGGAGGGCCAGGTGCTCGCCGCCCTGCGGCAGGCCCCGGGCCCGGTCAACACGGCCTGGGTGCAGGACCGGCTCGGCGGCACCCTCGCCTACACCACCGTGATCACCATCCTCACCCGCCTCCAGGCCAAGGGCGCCGTCACCCGGGAACGGGAGGGCCGGTCCTTCGCCTGGACCGCCACCGCCGACGAGGCGGGCCTCGCGGCCCTGCGGATGCGCAAGGTGCTCGACGCGGAGGCCGACCGGGAGGCCGTGCTCGCCAGCTTCGTCACCGGCCTCGCGCCCGGCGACGAGGAACTGCTGCGCGGCCTGCTCACCCGCACCGGCGACGAGGACGAAGAGGAGCGCTGA
- a CDS encoding peptidase inhibitor family I36 protein, with product MRKKMTVRLRPLAAAALTLGAAFAMTGLGGGAAVAADTDCPAQEFCLWADPGFTGRFAYSSEPQANVGDYMNDRMTSYWNRTDNWISLYMDDNFEVCLYSVAPGDKVSDMPSWANDATTSFRPGRFCRWTG from the coding sequence ATGAGGAAGAAGATGACGGTGCGCCTGAGGCCCCTGGCCGCGGCGGCACTCACCCTGGGGGCGGCCTTCGCCATGACCGGCCTGGGCGGCGGAGCGGCCGTGGCCGCCGACACCGACTGCCCGGCCCAGGAGTTCTGCCTGTGGGCGGATCCCGGCTTCACCGGGCGCTTCGCCTACTCCAGCGAGCCCCAGGCCAACGTCGGCGACTACATGAACGACCGCATGACGTCCTACTGGAACCGTACCGACAACTGGATCTCCCTCTACATGGACGACAACTTCGAGGTGTGCCTGTACTCCGTCGCGCCGGGCGACAAGGTCTCCGACATGCCCTCCTGGGCCAACGACGCGACCACCAGCTTCCGCCCCGGTAGGTTCTGCAGGTGGACGGGATGA
- a CDS encoding carbohydrate ABC transporter permease produces the protein MSAPSLTPSKAAPPRRNPPRAAGPAPSTGRFAKSLKRNLTAHGFLIGAVLCFAVFSWYPMVREFFLAFQKTDGGTTTWVGLDNLTTVVNDPAFWQAWRNTALFTVLALVLGFAVPFVAAVVINEFHHGQGYLRLLVYLPVMLPPVAAVLLFKYLYDPGYGLLNELFGAVGLPEQQWLQDPDISMLAVVVASTWMNMGGATLIYLAALQGIPGELYEAAELDGAGILRKIWHVTIPQTRLILSLMLLMQVIATMQVFVEPFLLTGGAGPEGSTTTVVYLIYQYAFNFNNYGAAAALGLLLLVLLAGFSAAYVKLSRAEDE, from the coding sequence ATGTCGGCCCCCAGCCTGACCCCGAGCAAGGCGGCCCCGCCCCGCCGCAACCCGCCTCGCGCGGCCGGCCCCGCGCCGTCCACGGGACGCTTCGCCAAGAGCCTGAAGCGCAACCTCACGGCCCACGGCTTCCTCATCGGCGCGGTCCTCTGCTTCGCGGTGTTCTCCTGGTACCCGATGGTCCGGGAGTTCTTCCTCGCCTTCCAGAAGACCGACGGCGGCACGACGACCTGGGTGGGCCTGGACAACCTGACCACGGTCGTCAACGATCCGGCGTTCTGGCAGGCATGGCGCAACACGGCGCTCTTCACCGTGCTCGCGCTGGTGCTCGGCTTCGCCGTCCCGTTCGTCGCGGCCGTCGTCATCAACGAGTTCCACCACGGGCAGGGCTACCTCCGGCTGCTGGTCTACCTGCCGGTGATGCTCCCGCCGGTCGCCGCGGTGCTGCTCTTCAAGTACCTGTACGACCCGGGCTACGGCCTCCTCAACGAACTCTTCGGAGCCGTCGGACTGCCCGAACAGCAGTGGCTCCAGGACCCGGACATCTCGATGCTCGCCGTCGTCGTCGCCTCGACCTGGATGAACATGGGCGGCGCCACCCTGATCTACCTCGCCGCGCTCCAGGGCATCCCCGGCGAACTGTACGAGGCGGCGGAACTGGACGGCGCCGGCATCCTGCGCAAGATCTGGCACGTCACCATCCCGCAGACCCGGCTGATCCTCTCGCTGATGCTGCTGATGCAGGTCATCGCCACCATGCAGGTGTTCGTCGAACCGTTCCTGCTGACCGGCGGCGCCGGTCCCGAGGGCTCGACCACCACCGTCGTCTACCTGATCTACCAGTACGCCTTCAACTTCAACAACTACGGTGCCGCGGCGGCGCTCGGCCTGCTCCTGCTCGTACTCCTCGCCGGATTCTCGGCGGCGTACGTCAAGCTCAGCCGCGCCGAGGACGAGTAG
- a CDS encoding glycoside hydrolase family 13 protein, producing the protein MAAPDPQRTDDWWRDAVIYQVYPRSFADGDGDGTGDLAGVRAGLPYLADLGVDAVWFTPWYLSPLVDGGYDVADYRTIDPAFGTLAEAEKLIAEARQLGIRTIVDIVPNHISDQHAWFRAALAAGPGSPERELFHFRPGRGENGELPPNDWPSQFAGPTWTRVPDGEWYLHLFTPEQPDLNWAHPAVRQEHEDVLRFWFERGVAGVRIDSAALLAKDPALPDFTEGVDPHPYIDQDELHDIYRSWRAIADEYGGVFVGEVWLPDAERFARYLRPDELHTAFNFSFLACPWDPERLRRSIDDTLAEHAPVGAPATWVLCNHDVTRTATRYGRADTAFDFATKEFGTPTDLALGTRRARAAALLSLALPGSVYVYQGEELGLPEADIPLDRIEDPMHFRSEGRDPGRDGCRVPLPWEADAPWCGFGSQTEPWLPQPEGWARYAADRQSADPDSMLALYREALRLRRSEAGFGDGPLSWLPAPDGVLAFARADGLLCLVNLSPEPVELPAHSTRLLTSGPLDEQGRLPSDTAVWLRA; encoded by the coding sequence GTGGCAGCCCCCGACCCGCAGCGCACCGACGACTGGTGGCGCGACGCCGTCATCTACCAGGTGTACCCACGCAGTTTCGCCGACGGCGACGGCGACGGCACCGGGGACCTCGCGGGAGTCCGGGCCGGACTGCCGTACCTCGCCGACCTGGGCGTCGACGCCGTCTGGTTCACGCCCTGGTACCTCTCCCCGCTGGTCGACGGCGGCTACGACGTCGCCGACTACCGCACCATCGACCCCGCCTTCGGCACCCTCGCCGAGGCCGAGAAGCTGATCGCCGAGGCCCGCCAGCTCGGCATCCGCACCATCGTCGACATCGTGCCCAACCACATCTCCGACCAGCACGCCTGGTTCCGGGCCGCCCTCGCCGCCGGACCCGGCAGTCCCGAACGGGAGCTCTTCCACTTCCGGCCCGGCCGCGGCGAGAACGGCGAACTCCCGCCCAACGACTGGCCCTCCCAGTTCGCCGGCCCGACCTGGACCCGGGTCCCCGACGGCGAGTGGTACCTCCACCTCTTCACCCCCGAGCAGCCCGACCTCAACTGGGCCCACCCCGCGGTCCGCCAGGAACACGAGGACGTGCTCCGCTTCTGGTTCGAACGCGGTGTCGCCGGCGTCCGCATCGACTCCGCCGCCCTCCTCGCCAAGGACCCGGCGCTGCCCGACTTCACCGAGGGCGTCGACCCCCACCCGTACATCGACCAGGACGAACTCCACGACATCTACCGCTCGTGGCGTGCCATCGCCGACGAGTACGGCGGTGTGTTCGTCGGCGAGGTGTGGCTGCCCGACGCCGAGCGGTTCGCCCGCTACCTGCGCCCCGACGAACTGCACACCGCGTTCAACTTCAGCTTCCTCGCCTGCCCGTGGGACCCGGAGCGGCTGCGCCGCTCCATCGACGACACCCTCGCCGAGCACGCGCCGGTCGGCGCCCCGGCGACCTGGGTGCTGTGCAATCACGACGTGACCCGCACCGCCACCCGCTACGGGCGCGCCGACACCGCGTTCGACTTCGCCACCAAGGAGTTCGGCACCCCGACCGACCTCGCGCTCGGCACCCGCCGCGCCCGCGCCGCCGCCCTGCTGAGCCTCGCCCTGCCCGGTTCCGTCTACGTGTACCAGGGCGAAGAGCTCGGCCTGCCCGAGGCCGACATCCCGCTCGACCGCATCGAGGACCCGATGCACTTCCGTTCCGAGGGCCGCGACCCGGGCCGCGACGGCTGCCGGGTGCCACTGCCCTGGGAGGCGGACGCCCCCTGGTGCGGCTTCGGCTCACAGACCGAGCCGTGGCTCCCGCAGCCCGAGGGGTGGGCCCGCTACGCGGCCGACCGGCAGTCGGCGGACCCCGATTCGATGCTGGCGCTCTACCGCGAGGCGCTGCGGCTGCGCCGCAGCGAGGCGGGCTTCGGCGACGGGCCCCTGAGCTGGCTCCCCGCACCCGACGGCGTCCTCGCCTTCGCACGGGCCGACGGGCTGCTGTGCCTGGTCAACCTGTCGCCGGAGCCCGTGGAGCTGCCCGCCCACAGCACCCGGCTGCTGACCAGCGGGCCGCTCGACGAGCAGGGCCGGCTGCCGTCCGACACGGCGGTCTGGCTGCGCGCCTGA
- a CDS encoding peptidase inhibitor family I36 protein → MRGRHLVKRLSATGAATLAAVAIGALGAQPAAADSSECQPNWFCLWQDSSYQGRMLSSPAQNISNIGDYMNDRTTSYWNRTDQWITVYYDSGYRGCLFAIPPGGSDAAVDPHLNDRVTSFAVGQWC, encoded by the coding sequence ATGCGTGGCCGTCACCTTGTGAAACGTCTGTCAGCGACGGGAGCGGCCACTCTGGCCGCCGTCGCCATCGGTGCGCTCGGAGCCCAGCCGGCCGCTGCCGACAGCAGCGAGTGCCAGCCCAACTGGTTCTGCCTGTGGCAGGACTCCAGCTACCAGGGCCGGATGCTGTCCAGTCCGGCACAGAACATCTCGAACATCGGTGACTACATGAACGACCGTACGACGTCGTACTGGAACCGCACCGACCAGTGGATCACGGTCTACTACGACTCGGGTTACCGCGGCTGCCTGTTCGCGATCCCGCCGGGTGGATCGGACGCCGCCGTCGACCCGCATCTCAACGACCGGGTGACCTCGTTCGCCGTCGGCCAGTGGTGCTGA
- a CDS encoding ricin-type beta-trefoil lectin domain protein: MSGRSRTAGRVRLGALATAAACLIVGLAPQAATAADDGAWVNLRNPYTQACLGINTAIAGTMPVTQVTCKVTNFNSWNLSDEGWLRNGYQSGSCLDTNGTNLYLSTCNTTDPGQLWERLPGTKVGIVPKAFPGKTLVGWADGTVSVAAPGSVDQAGKYQWQWNWW, encoded by the coding sequence ATGAGCGGCCGGTCCCGTACGGCCGGCCGTGTCCGGCTCGGCGCCCTGGCCACGGCCGCCGCCTGCCTGATCGTGGGGCTCGCGCCGCAGGCCGCGACCGCCGCGGACGACGGCGCCTGGGTCAACCTCCGGAACCCGTACACCCAGGCCTGTCTCGGCATCAACACCGCGATCGCCGGAACCATGCCGGTCACACAGGTGACCTGCAAGGTCACCAACTTCAACTCCTGGAACCTGAGTGACGAGGGCTGGCTGCGGAACGGCTACCAGAGCGGATCGTGCCTCGACACCAACGGCACCAACCTGTACCTCTCGACATGCAACACCACCGACCCCGGCCAGCTGTGGGAACGGCTTCCGGGCACCAAGGTCGGAATCGTCCCCAAGGCCTTTCCCGGGAAGACACTCGTGGGCTGGGCGGACGGAACCGTGAGTGTGGCGGCACCCGGCTCCGTCGACCAGGCCGGCAAGTACCAGTGGCAGTGGAACTGGTGGTGA
- a CDS encoding ATP-binding protein: MEGTIRRDLASRLSAARRRTFVGRGQELEKFKAALAGGPDSPVLLFVHGPGGVGKSALLRQFAHEAEQAGRLVVQVDGRQIDPSPTGFETEAAKTVSGPPAVLLVDSFEHCQGLEGWLRERFLPGLPERTVVVVAGRVPPGTDWRFDLAWSDALEVVALGPLEPEAAAALVERHGVAPMVRDAVLEFAGGYPLALSLAASVAVDKAASQPDWSPTPDVVSALLTTLIGELPSQKERLALETAAHTLTTTEGLLGAVVGEEHAAEMFTWLRGLPYAEHGRHGLFLHELVAETVDRDLRWRDMRGYEQMHRSAGHYLLQRARTAPEDEAMTAIRALTYLKRYGPMEPYFARVEREGDTHEGRLEPHEHELAVRMTEEVEGERSAEIVRFWLEHQPEAFWAYRSSRTGRLTAFMTWLRLGEPGPETAVDPVAAAAWEHVERTAPMRPGEHLLMSRFMIDPVSYGEVSTVGHLMQLRICRDWIRSRGLAWSFIISPDAALWRGLMHHLGHREFWETAWDRGLTFTGFGCDWRTTPLEIWFDRTQPGALHAPVPERAGTCGTARTLPREAFDGAVRDALKNMQQPSALEHNPLLNSHLVADWAREGDNDPVDLLRTVLAEAVEALKEDSRQLKFHAALVTTYLERARTQETAAHRLGLPFSTYRRHLVQGTGLVCARLWAAESASAVTDWPDPSAVRTV; the protein is encoded by the coding sequence ATGGAGGGGACCATCCGCAGGGATCTGGCCTCGCGCCTGAGCGCGGCGCGACGCAGGACGTTCGTCGGCCGTGGCCAGGAGCTGGAGAAGTTCAAGGCCGCTCTCGCGGGCGGGCCGGACTCTCCGGTGCTGCTCTTCGTGCACGGCCCCGGCGGGGTGGGCAAGTCGGCGCTGCTGCGTCAGTTCGCCCATGAGGCCGAGCAGGCCGGCCGGTTGGTGGTGCAGGTCGACGGGCGGCAGATCGACCCCTCCCCGACGGGGTTCGAGACGGAGGCCGCGAAGACGGTGTCGGGGCCGCCCGCGGTACTGCTGGTCGATTCGTTCGAGCACTGCCAGGGCCTGGAGGGCTGGCTGCGCGAGCGGTTCCTGCCCGGGCTTCCCGAGCGGACGGTCGTCGTCGTGGCGGGCCGTGTTCCCCCCGGGACGGACTGGAGGTTCGACCTGGCCTGGAGCGATGCTCTGGAGGTCGTCGCGCTGGGGCCCCTGGAGCCCGAGGCCGCCGCGGCGCTGGTCGAGCGGCACGGCGTGGCACCGATGGTCCGGGACGCGGTCCTGGAGTTCGCGGGAGGCTATCCGCTCGCACTGAGCCTGGCCGCGAGTGTGGCCGTCGACAAGGCGGCCTCCCAGCCGGACTGGTCTCCGACACCGGACGTCGTCTCCGCGCTGCTCACCACTCTCATCGGTGAACTCCCCTCGCAGAAGGAGCGGCTGGCGCTGGAGACCGCCGCGCACACCCTCACGACCACGGAGGGCCTGCTCGGTGCGGTGGTCGGGGAGGAGCACGCCGCCGAGATGTTCACCTGGCTGCGCGGCCTTCCCTACGCCGAGCACGGCCGCCACGGCCTGTTCCTGCACGAGCTGGTCGCGGAAACCGTCGACCGGGACCTGCGATGGCGGGACATGCGGGGCTACGAGCAGATGCACCGCAGTGCCGGCCACTACCTGTTGCAGCGCGCCCGCACCGCCCCCGAGGACGAGGCGATGACGGCCATCCGCGCGCTGACCTATCTCAAGCGCTACGGCCCCATGGAGCCCTACTTCGCGCGCGTCGAACGGGAAGGGGACACCCACGAGGGCCGGCTCGAACCGCACGAACACGAGCTGGCCGTGCGGATGACCGAGGAGGTGGAGGGGGAGCGTTCGGCGGAGATCGTACGTTTCTGGCTGGAGCACCAGCCGGAGGCCTTCTGGGCCTACCGCAGTTCGCGGACCGGCAGGCTGACCGCATTCATGACATGGCTGCGTCTCGGGGAACCCGGGCCGGAGACCGCGGTCGACCCGGTCGCGGCGGCGGCCTGGGAGCACGTGGAACGCACGGCGCCGATGCGTCCCGGCGAGCACCTCCTCATGTCGCGTTTCATGATCGACCCGGTGTCGTACGGCGAGGTGTCCACGGTGGGGCACCTCATGCAGTTGCGGATCTGCCGGGACTGGATCCGCTCCCGCGGGCTGGCCTGGTCCTTCATCATCTCGCCGGACGCCGCGCTGTGGCGCGGCCTGATGCACCACCTCGGGCACCGGGAGTTCTGGGAGACGGCCTGGGACCGTGGGCTCACCTTCACGGGCTTCGGGTGCGACTGGCGCACCACCCCGCTGGAGATCTGGTTCGACCGCACCCAGCCCGGGGCTCTGCACGCGCCGGTCCCCGAGAGGGCCGGCACCTGCGGCACCGCACGGACGCTGCCGAGGGAGGCCTTCGACGGAGCGGTGCGGGACGCGCTGAAGAACATGCAGCAGCCCTCCGCCCTCGAACACAATCCCCTGCTGAACAGTCATCTCGTGGCGGACTGGGCCAGGGAGGGTGACAACGACCCGGTGGACCTGCTGCGCACCGTGCTCGCCGAGGCGGTCGAGGCGTTGAAGGAGGACTCACGGCAGCTGAAGTTCCACGCGGCTCTGGTGACGACCTACCTGGAGCGGGCGCGGACGCAGGAGACGGCGGCGCACCGGCTGGGGCTTCCGTTCAGCACGTACCGGCGGCACCTCGTGCAGGGGACGGGTCTGGTGTGTGCGCGCTTGTGGGCCGCGGAGTCGGCGTCCGCCGTGACGGACTGGCCCGACCCGTCCGCCGTCCGCACCGTCTGA
- a CDS encoding M56 family metallopeptidase: MGVFVFLPLVLPLTAWPIARLAEQHLHPRAATRLLTAVAAVLAVCSTLCLALLMVVGTAQLPGNPLPDAWSDPQVRAALPYDEIAGPAAIPALLAVLVSCGRTALRHRRVRRRSAHALRALRGRTVAVLPDPTPYAYALPGSGRRRGRVVVTTGMLTALEPAERRALFAHERAHLTGRHHRMLLAVQLAARANPFLRPLRTAVTYTAERWADEEAAAAVGSRRVVARAVGKAALFTPRAPGPAFAGFAAGPVPRRVAALLAPAPSARIWPPVSTTAGLAAWGAAVGTTASALSSANSAVTLFFVLKAATPM, encoded by the coding sequence ATGGGGGTCTTCGTCTTCCTGCCACTGGTCCTGCCCCTGACCGCCTGGCCCATCGCCCGCCTCGCGGAACAGCACCTCCACCCCCGCGCGGCCACCCGCCTGCTCACGGCGGTCGCAGCCGTCCTCGCGGTGTGCAGCACCCTGTGCCTCGCCCTCCTCATGGTGGTGGGCACGGCCCAACTGCCGGGCAACCCGCTCCCCGACGCCTGGTCCGACCCTCAGGTGCGCGCCGCGCTCCCGTACGACGAGATCGCCGGCCCCGCCGCCATTCCGGCCCTCCTCGCGGTGCTCGTCTCCTGCGGCCGCACGGCGCTGCGCCACCGCCGGGTGCGCCGCCGCTCCGCACACGCGCTCCGGGCGCTGCGGGGGCGGACGGTCGCCGTGCTCCCCGACCCCACCCCCTACGCCTACGCCCTGCCCGGCTCCGGCCGCCGCCGCGGCCGGGTGGTCGTCACCACGGGCATGCTCACCGCCCTCGAACCCGCAGAGCGCCGGGCCCTCTTCGCCCACGAACGCGCCCACCTGACGGGACGCCACCACCGGATGCTGCTCGCCGTGCAACTCGCCGCCCGGGCCAACCCGTTCCTGCGTCCGCTGCGCACCGCCGTGACCTACACCGCGGAGCGCTGGGCGGACGAGGAGGCCGCGGCGGCCGTCGGCAGCCGCCGCGTCGTGGCACGGGCGGTCGGGAAGGCGGCCCTGTTCACCCCCCGGGCGCCCGGCCCGGCGTTCGCCGGCTTCGCGGCGGGCCCGGTCCCGCGCCGGGTGGCCGCCCTGCTGGCCCCGGCGCCGTCCGCCCGGATCTGGCCACCGGTCTCCACGACCGCGGGCCTGGCGGCCTGGGGCGCCGCGGTCGGCACCACGGCCTCGGCGCTGTCCTCGGCGAACTCGGCCGTGACGCTGTTCTTCGTCCTGAAGGCCGCGACGCCCATGTGA
- a CDS encoding carbohydrate ABC transporter permease, translated as MSTRTLISPAQLARPRGRKLYWVTFAVVVGIFTIAFLGPLYWLVSSGFKDAQEVIQTPPTLVPGSFEPENYSRAWEVMDLASLLFNTLYYAFGALAFQLVFDVAAAYSLSKLRPVLGKAILGMMLATLMIPATVLVVPQYLTVLDVPLIERNLLNSPWAIWLPSVTNAFNIFLLKRFFDSIPKELLDAASMDGARPMRILWSIVLPISRPILGVVSIFAVVGVWKDFLWPMLTLPDPTKQTLNVGIYSLSNGVPVNVLIAALTIASIPTLLIFLVFQRNIMSGLTAGGLKG; from the coding sequence ATGTCCACACGCACGCTCATCTCGCCGGCCCAGCTCGCCAGGCCCCGCGGCAGGAAGCTCTACTGGGTGACCTTCGCCGTCGTCGTCGGCATCTTCACCATCGCCTTCCTCGGCCCCTTGTACTGGCTCGTCTCCAGCGGCTTCAAGGACGCCCAGGAAGTCATCCAGACCCCGCCGACGCTCGTCCCCGGCTCCTTCGAGCCGGAGAACTACAGCAGGGCCTGGGAGGTCATGGACCTCGCCAGCCTGCTCTTCAACACCCTCTACTACGCCTTCGGCGCGCTCGCCTTCCAGCTCGTCTTCGACGTCGCCGCCGCCTACTCGCTCTCCAAGCTCCGCCCGGTCCTCGGCAAGGCCATCCTCGGCATGATGCTGGCCACGCTGATGATCCCCGCCACCGTGCTGGTGGTGCCGCAGTACCTCACCGTGCTCGACGTGCCCCTCATCGAGCGCAACCTGCTGAACTCGCCCTGGGCGATCTGGCTCCCGTCGGTGACCAACGCCTTCAACATCTTCCTGCTGAAGCGCTTCTTCGACTCGATCCCCAAGGAACTGCTGGACGCCGCCTCCATGGACGGCGCACGGCCCATGCGCATCCTGTGGTCGATCGTGCTGCCCATCTCCCGGCCCATCCTCGGAGTCGTGTCCATCTTCGCCGTCGTCGGCGTGTGGAAGGACTTCCTCTGGCCGATGCTCACCCTGCCCGACCCGACGAAGCAGACCCTCAACGTCGGCATCTACTCCCTCTCCAACGGCGTCCCGGTGAACGTGCTCATCGCCGCGCTCACCATCGCCTCGATACCGACGCTGCTCATCTTCCTGGTCTTCCAGCGGAACATCATGAGCGGCCTCACCGCGGGCGGACTCAAGGGCTGA